The Calliphora vicina chromosome 3, idCalVici1.1, whole genome shotgun sequence genome contains a region encoding:
- the Gorab gene encoding RAB6-interacting golgin produces the protein MSDKFNGFSQDEINRVSGNKHKKLTAVETMKPATFRGHGGIRRMPDKNEYLRQQKMSQIKQQQQVASTNMNLANGNNNNKLGDKLNDSMEDINLDRSMSKSIEEALFYQPLTSGQQQQTTNKAYLAAEKRLQGHDERKSTTNDMDTQSTQPSSEDSSILKLGTEMDSEISSSTCTNSLDDSSILRSSPADENEKAHHPSAFAAPASLNVQSPFKGISLKDFESHRKMIEEQNRQKKEILYKAIEQHSQKTAAETRKIEEIKAELAKLDNDLAVDVALLRKQIDNACIHFATVEKHYMKIESQFLKAKIDLHNAAEKKELLTEHLCTVIAHNEDRKAQKLTELMEKVGLATNGEYEPPTSTSK, from the exons ATGTCGGATAAATTTAATGGTTTTAGTCAAGATGAAATAAATCGAGTTTCCggcaataaacataaaaaacttaCAGCCGTGGAAACGA TGAAACCAGCTACATTTCGTGGACACGGTGGCATCAGACGTATGCCAGACAAAAACGAATATTTACGCcaacaaaaaatgtctcaaataaaacaacagcaacaagtaGCATCAACAAACATGAATTTAGCAAAtggtaataacaataataaactgGGTGATAAACTTAATGATTCCATGGAAGATATCAATCTTGATCGCAGTATGTCAAAATCTATAGAAGAAGCTTTATTCTATCAACCCTTGACAAGtggccaacaacaacaaacaaccaATAAAGCATATTTAGCAGCAGAGAAACGTTTACAAGGTCACGATGAGCGAAAAAGTACAACAAATGATATGGATACACAATCTACACAGCCATCAAGTGAAGACTCTTCGATCTTAAAATTAGGGACTGAAATGGATAGTGAAATATCATCTTCAACTTGTACAAATAGTTTAGACGATTCGTCGATTTTACGCTCTTCGCCAGCTGATGAAAATGAGAAAGCTCACCATCCATCTGCTTTTGCTGCACCTGCATCACTGAATGTGCAGTCACCTTTTAAGGGTATTTCATTGAAAGATTTTGAATCGCATCGTAAAATGATAGAAGAACAAAATCGCCAAAAGAAGGAAATTTTGTACAAAGCCATCGAACAGCA TTCACAAAAAACTGCCGCCGAAACTCGtaaaattgaagaaataaaAGCCGAACTAGCCAAATTAGACAATGATCTTGCCGTCGATGTAGCACTGTTAAGAAAACAAATCGATAATGCCTGTATACATTTTGCCACTGTTGA aaaacatTACATGAAAATAGAGTCACAGTTTCTAAAAGCCAAAATAGATTTACATAATGCCGCCGAGAAGAAAGAACTTTTAACTGAGCACCTATGCACTGTTATCGCCCACAATGAAGATCGCAAAGCTCAGAAATTAACTGAACTAATGGAAAAAGTTGGCTTAGCCACAAATGGAGAATACGAACCACCAACTTCcacatcaaaataa
- the Polr3G gene encoding DNA-directed RNA polymerase III subunit RPC7, whose amino-acid sequence MAGRGRGKTGSLTQEQLQTLGCVGKDMPQVQTAPPPTYPPLMSKPVTLETTAAQSYQILWKEDFLNHMRDSPYFLQTLEKTKINKSILSYGQKTANDTESNKMKTKAEFNWSLMPAELQMANRKRKTDLKPKDVKKTKTGNIEDRLKQLEEKERTDNDKETGNKNNSDSEQEMEENEEVVDDEMDDENDYGNSYFDNGEAYNEEDDNLDDGPVY is encoded by the exons ATGGCGGGACGAGGTAGAGGTAAAACAGGATCCCTAACACaagaacagttacagacattaGGATGTGTAGGCAAGGATATGCCACAGGTACAAACGGCTCCGCCACCTACCTATCCGCCCTTAATGTCCAAGCCTGTTACATTAGAG acaacAGCTGCCCAAAGTTATCAGATATTGTGGAAAGAAGATTTCCTAAATCACATGAGAGACTCGCCCTATTTTCTACAGACTttagaaaaaaccaaaataaataagTCAATTTTAAGTTATGGGCAAAAAACAGCG aatGACACAGAatcgaataaaatgaaaactaaagcGGAATTTAATTGGTCCCTAATGCCTGCCGAATTACAAATGGCCAATAGAAAACGTAAGACTGATTTGAAACCCAAAGATGTGAAAAAGACCAAGACAGGCAATATTGAAGATCGTTTAAAACAATTGGAGGAAAAAGAACGCACTGATAATGATAAAGAAActggaaataaaaacaattcagATTCTGAACAAGAAATGGAAGAAAATGAAGAGGTGGTAGACGATGAAATGGATGACGAAAATGATTATGGCAATAGCTATTTTGACAATGGAGAAGCCTACAACGAAGAAGATGACAACTTAGATGACGGTCCTgtgtattaa
- the LOC135953184 gene encoding uncharacterized protein LOC135953184 — protein sequence MLVKHIAKQGLLLKNVGAMSRAAYHGSGIKVTMDDMPVPQGDWKENHSRQNAKYNAVLLTGIAALVGTIALVKSTGIIELNYSPPSSLD from the exons ATGTTGGTAAAACATATTGCTAAACAAGGactcttgttgaaaaatg TTGGTGCTATGTCCCGTGCTGCTTACCACGGCAGTGGCATTAAAGTAACCATGGATGATATGCCCGTACCCCAAGGTGACTGGAAGGAAAACCACAGCCGTCAAAACGCTAAATACAATGCTGTTTTATTGACTGGTATTGCTGCTTTGGTCGGCACCATTGCTTTG GTCAAATCTACCGGTATTATCGAATTGAACTACAGCCCACCCAGCTCTTTGGATTAA
- the Shc gene encoding SHC-transforming protein 1 yields the protein MIRNGGGNNIGDSGGGGGATAAMGGAVGGNDGCIYPDEVIMEKGVAFNVRYTGCVEVNTSMKSLDFHTRTQVARECINRVCEAAGLKSVGKRRIDKKIAQYIAERPCMANAGTNVIINVSSRSLNLINVDNGEIIASHQMPRISFASGGDTDTLDFLAYIAKNEDEWRACYVLECIGGQSEDLIVTIGKAFMLRYNAINRKGHHHAQNMDNVNATTKENDKEYYNDLPNKLPPDLMNDNELQHDQQQLQKVAQLNLKKPRDRLSSNLIDLNSPPPDQTSNKLNLNAFDPMKDNMIIGQQQQQHQQPPDVFDIPPLSLSAEVQRSQLMTETWFHGSISRPVAEGMLDSDGDFLVRESQGKHGQYVLTGLQGKTPKHLLLIDPEGIVRTKDRIFESISHLINYHWTNLLPIISEDSELVLRNPVVKPNNTTLSGAGLSNATNSHNHHHSHTHHSHLQSCKE from the exons ATGATACGTAACGGAGGCGGCAACAACATTGGTGATAGTGGTGGAGGTGGTGGAGCTACAGCGGCAATGGGTGGGGCTGTTGGTGGCAATGATGGTTGCATATATCCCGATGAAGTTATCATGGAAAAAGGGGTGGCATTTAATGTGCGA TATACGGGCTGTGTCGAAGTTAATACGTCCATGAAATCTTTGGATTTTCATACTAGGACACAGGTGGCCAG AGAATGTATAAATCGTGTTTGTGAAGCTGCTGGTTTAAAATCTGTCGGCAAAAGGCGTATTGATAAAAAGATAGCGCAGTATATAGCAGAACGTCCCTGTATGGCGAATGCTGGCACCAACGTTATTATCAATGTTTCGAGTcgttcattaaatttaataaatgtcgACAATGGCGAAATCATAGCATCTCATCAAATGCCTAGAATATCATTTGCTTCGGGCGGTGATACC GATACCCTTGATTTTTTAGCTTATATTGCTAAAAATGAAGACGAATGGCGAGCTTGCTATGTATTGGAATGTATAGGCGGCCAGAGTGAAGATCTTATCGTAACAATTGGCAAAGCTTTTATGCTACGTTATAATGCTATCAACCGTAAAGG ACATCACCATGCGCAAAATATGGACAATGTAAATGCCACTACAAAGGAAAACGATAAGGAATACTACAATGATTTACCCAACAAATTACCTCCAGATTTAATGAACGACAACGAATTGCAACACGACCAACAACAGCTACAAAAAGTGgcccaattaaatttaaagaaacctAGAGATCGCCTTAGCAGTAATCTAATAGACTTGAATAGTCCACCGCCAGATCAAACATCAAATAAACTAAACTTGAATGCATTTGATCCAATGAAAGATAATATGATAATTggacaacaacagcagcaacatcaacaaCCTCCAGATGTATTTGATATAC CTCCCCTGTCGCTATCAGCCGAAGTACAGAGATCCCAGTTAATGACTGAGACTTGGTTTCACGGTTCAATTAGTCGCCCCGTGGCGGAGGGTATGCTTGATAGTGATGGCGACTTTTTGGTACGCGAATCTCAGGGCAAACATGGTCAATATGTTTTAACTGGCCTCCAAGGCAAAACTCCGAAACATTTATTACTCATCGATCCTGAGGGTATAGTTCGTACCAAGGATCGtatatttgaaagcattagccATCTAATCAACTATCACTGGACAAATCTTTTACCCATAATATCTGAAGACTCAGAACTTGTTTTACGCAATCCCGTCGTGAAACCAAACAATACTACATTATCGGGAGCAGGTTTATCAAATGCCACCAATTCACACAATCATCATCATTCACATACACATCATTCTCATTTGCAGTCGTGTaaagaataa
- the ghi gene encoding uncharacterized protein ghi produces MLQNIIDFCNYWWFRYLMVTELYMVEKWERVTIHVIFAVLFILFWYFNYSVLLSFTGSLFGITPISSIMDQQSSKLVV; encoded by the exons atgctaCAAAATATCATAGATTTTTGCAACTATTGGTGGTTTCGCTATTTAATGGTTACTGAATTGTACATGGTGGAGAAATGGGAACGCGTAACAATAC ATGTGATATTTGCAGtattatttattcttttttggtactttaacTATTCCGTGCTACTCTCCTTCACTGGCAGTTTATTTGGCATAACACCCATATCATCAATAATGGATCAACAGAGTAGTAAGCTCGTCGTATAA
- the Pfdn2 gene encoding probable prefoldin subunit 2, which translates to MSSEQVKDSKMNEKLIAEFQQLRNEQRNLVNNLNTLEMDLKEHKTVIDTLKTVDPDRKCFRLIGGVLCERTVKEVLPQLVENKDFIEKTITLVTDDLTKKGVQINKFKEEHNIRIRGEQLAGDGQKSQTDEKKSENRNVLVSN; encoded by the exons aTGAGTAGTGAGCAAGTTAAGGATTcgaaaatgaatgaaaaacttatagcTGAGTTTCAACAGCTCCGCAATGAGCAAAGAAACCTGGTAAACAACCTAAATACATTGGAAATGGATCTTAAAGAACACAA AACTGTGATAGACACTCTTAAAACTGTGGATCCCGATCGTAAATGTTTTCGACTAATTGGTGGCGTTTTGTGTGAGCGTACCGTAAAAGAAGTCCTACCTCAACTTGTAGAAAATAAGGATTTTATTGAGAAAACCATCACACTGGTCACAGACGATTTAACCAAAAAAGGAGTACAAATCAATAAATTCAAAGAGGAACATAATATTAGAATACGTGGTGAACAATTGGCTGGTGATGGTCAGAAATCACAAACAGATGAAAAGAAATCCGAAAATCGTAATGTATTAGTATCCAATTGA
- the Mocs1 gene encoding molybdenum cofactor biosynthesis protein 1 isoform X1: MSFLQRGLKIKTADICNKYPSLLLTTSGSYFFSTKSPLKVQPVNNKTSTDIAKSCHEHDQAKTIVPPPITPNLLKNTTLTDRFGRYHTYLRISLTERCNLRCKYCMPADGVPLQPKSNLLSTEEIYYLARLFVEQGVRKIRLTGGEPTVRRDIIDIIAKLKEIPNLENVGITTNALVLTRLLVPMQRAGLDAINISLDTLKPKRFEEITRRRGWERVIAGIDLAIQLGYKPKINCVLMRNFNEDEICDFVEFTRDRNVDIRFIEYMPFMGNKWQTDKLLTYKDALKIIREKWPEFEALENGPNDTSKAYKVPGYQGQIGFITSMTEHFCGSCNRLRLTADGNLKVCLFGNKEISLRDAIRSGCSEDDVIALISAAVQRKKKQHADIPIKSHCHHLKVGNIVTPSSSNVLSSSLTSTTNTILLAKSFNINKRVVVSPTCNYCTDTKNLTHVDATTGKASMVDVSEKPLTTRNAQAMAKIYVGPIVAQLIHSNNLKKGDVLSVAQLAGILGAKKTSDLIPLCHNITISSVKVNAMLDLTNSMVVLDATVRCCGQTGVEMEALTAVSVAALTVYDMCKAVTHDMIIKEIKLMSKSGGQRGDFKRS, encoded by the exons ATGTCTTTTCTACAACGTGgcctaaaaataaaaacagctgACATCTGCAACAAATATCCCTCTTTATTGTTAACAACAAGTGGCAGTTACTTTTTTTCCACTAAATCACCTTTGAAAGTACAACCAGTTAACAACAAAACATCAACAGATATCGCAAAAAGCTGTCATGAGCATGACCAAGCAAAG ACCATCGTACCCCCTCCGATAACCCCTAACCTTTTGAAGAATACAACATTAACAGACAGATTTGGTCGTTATCATACATATTTGAGAATTTCATTAACTGAACGTTGCAATTTACGCT GTAAATACTGTATGCCAGCCGATGGTGTTCCCTTACAGCCTAAATCCAATCTATTGTCTACtgaagaaatttattatttagcaCGTTTGTTTGTGGAGCAGGGTGTTCGAAAAATACGTTTAACCGGAGGAGAACCCACAGTACGAAGAGATATTATTGATATAATTG CAAAACTTAAGGAGATACCAAATTTGGAAAATGTAGGAATTACCACAAATGCTTTAGTGTTGACGCGACTATTGGTCCCCATGCAAAGAGCCGGACTGGACGCTATCAACATTAGTTTGGATACATTGAAACCGAAACGTTTTGAAGAGATAACAAGACGTCGGGGTTGGGAACGTGTTATAGCTGGTATTGATTTGGCCATACAATTGGGttataaaccaaaaataaattgtgttcTTATGCGCAATTTCAATGAAGATGAAATCTGTGATTTTGTGGAATTTACACGTGATCGTAATGTGGACATACGTTTCATTGAATATATGCCATTTATGGGTAATAAATGGCAGACCGATAAATTACTAACTTATAAAGATGCATTAAAAATTATACGTGAAAAATGGCCAGAATTTGAGGCCTTGGAAAATGGTCCAAATGACACTTCAAAGGCTTATAAAGTGCCCGGCTATCAGGGTCAAATAGGATTTATTACCTCAATGACGGAACATTTTTGTGGTTCATGTAACCGTTTGCGCCTAACGGCGGACGGCAACTTAAAAGTATGTCTATTtggaaataaagaaatttcTCTTAGAGATGCTATTAGAAGCGGATGTTCAGAAGATGATGTGATTGCATTGATATCGGCAGCTGTTCAAAGGAAAAAGAAACAACATGCAG ATATTCCCATTAAATCTCATTGCCATCATTTAAAAGTGGGTAACATTGTAACACCATCATCATCGAACgtattatcatcatcattaacCAGTACCACAAATACAATATTATTGGCAAAGTCATTTAACATCAACAAAAGAGTAGTTGTCTCTCCAACATGCAACTACTGTACTGACACTAAAAATCTAACCCATGTGGATGCTACCACAGGAAAAGCGTCTATGGTTGATGTATCGGAAAAACCATTAACTACAAGAAATGCTCAAGCAATGGCTAAGATATATGTAGGTCCCATTGTTGCCCAACTCATACACTCGAACAATTTAAAGAAAGGAGATGTTTTAAGTGTGGCCCAATTAGCTGGAATTTTAGGGGCTAAAAAGACCTCAGACCTAATACCTTTATGTCATAATATCACCATATCCTCAGTTAAAGTGAATGCTATGCTGGATTTAACAAATAGTATGGTTGTGTTGGATGCGACGGTGCGCTGTTGCGGTCAAACAGGTGTTGAAATGGAAGCTTTAACTGCTGTTTCGGTGGCCGCTCTGACCGTTTACGATATGTGTAAAGCGGTTACACACGATAtgattattaaagaaataaaacttaTGTCTAAGTCTGGTGGTCAAAGAGGTGATTTTAAGAGGAGttaa
- the Mocs1 gene encoding molybdenum cofactor biosynthesis protein 1 isoform X2: MSFLQRGLKIKTADICNKYPSLLLTTSGSYFFSTKSPLKVQPVNNKTSTDIAKSCHEHDQAKTIVPPPITPNLLKNTTLTDRFGRYHTYLRISLTERCNLRCKYCMPADGVPLQPKSNLLSTEEIYYLARLFVEQGVRKIRLTGGEPTVRRDIIDIIAKLKEIPNLENVGITTNALVLTRLLVPMQRAGLDAINISLDTLKPKRFEEITRRRGWERVIAGIDLAIQLGYKPKINCVLMRNFNEDEICDFVEFTRDRNVDIRFIEYMPFMGNKWQTDKLLTYKDALKIIREKWPEFEALENGPNDTSKAYKVPGYQGQIGFITSMTEHFCGSCNRLRLTADGNLKVCLFGNKEISLRDAIRSGCSEDDVIALISAAVQRKKKQHAGMLNLSQMENRPMILIGG; encoded by the exons ATGTCTTTTCTACAACGTGgcctaaaaataaaaacagctgACATCTGCAACAAATATCCCTCTTTATTGTTAACAACAAGTGGCAGTTACTTTTTTTCCACTAAATCACCTTTGAAAGTACAACCAGTTAACAACAAAACATCAACAGATATCGCAAAAAGCTGTCATGAGCATGACCAAGCAAAG ACCATCGTACCCCCTCCGATAACCCCTAACCTTTTGAAGAATACAACATTAACAGACAGATTTGGTCGTTATCATACATATTTGAGAATTTCATTAACTGAACGTTGCAATTTACGCT GTAAATACTGTATGCCAGCCGATGGTGTTCCCTTACAGCCTAAATCCAATCTATTGTCTACtgaagaaatttattatttagcaCGTTTGTTTGTGGAGCAGGGTGTTCGAAAAATACGTTTAACCGGAGGAGAACCCACAGTACGAAGAGATATTATTGATATAATTG CAAAACTTAAGGAGATACCAAATTTGGAAAATGTAGGAATTACCACAAATGCTTTAGTGTTGACGCGACTATTGGTCCCCATGCAAAGAGCCGGACTGGACGCTATCAACATTAGTTTGGATACATTGAAACCGAAACGTTTTGAAGAGATAACAAGACGTCGGGGTTGGGAACGTGTTATAGCTGGTATTGATTTGGCCATACAATTGGGttataaaccaaaaataaattgtgttcTTATGCGCAATTTCAATGAAGATGAAATCTGTGATTTTGTGGAATTTACACGTGATCGTAATGTGGACATACGTTTCATTGAATATATGCCATTTATGGGTAATAAATGGCAGACCGATAAATTACTAACTTATAAAGATGCATTAAAAATTATACGTGAAAAATGGCCAGAATTTGAGGCCTTGGAAAATGGTCCAAATGACACTTCAAAGGCTTATAAAGTGCCCGGCTATCAGGGTCAAATAGGATTTATTACCTCAATGACGGAACATTTTTGTGGTTCATGTAACCGTTTGCGCCTAACGGCGGACGGCAACTTAAAAGTATGTCTATTtggaaataaagaaatttcTCTTAGAGATGCTATTAGAAGCGGATGTTCAGAAGATGATGTGATTGCATTGATATCGGCAGCTGTTCAAAGGAAAAAGAAACAACATGCAG GCATGTTAAATCTGTCACAAATGGAAAATCGTCCAATGATCTTAATTGGTGGATAA
- the LOC135954089 gene encoding uncharacterized protein LOC135954089 gives MKRPSKRCNIKSVSLVLSILLVLYLVFSSGYHTYEIDGVIKKSRPEDVWNYVADFSKMRLLNPTILNFRILSDSGHTHDWRYTVEYTERLSHWPFWLNTAKANYIIVKSLPQVKPEVYSIQSSHETCFFKGLYCLHAESEFNFAAQADNTYCSEKIRYECPPFLKSACKRELEYQRKAVMHNLTTIFSKKY, from the exons ATGAAACGACCATCGAAACGTTGCAACATTAAGAGTGTTTCCTTAGTCTTGAGTATActtttggttttatatttagttttctcTAGTGGTTATCACACATATGAAATAGATGGTGTTATCAAAAAATCTAGACCGGAAGATGTTTGGAATTATGTGGCTGATTTCAGTAAAATGAGACTATTAAATCCCACAAT tttaaattttagaattttatcggaTAGTGGTCATACACACGATTGGCGATATACGGTTGAGTACACTGAACGTCTGTCGCATTGGCCTTTTTGGTTAAATACAGCTAAAgcaaattatattattgttaaatCGTTGCCGCAAGTAAAACCCGAAGTGTATTCTATACAGTCCAGTCACGAAACATGCTTCTTTAAAGGACTGTATTgtt tacATGCTGAAAGTGAATTTAATTTTGCTGCCCAGGCCGACAACACATACTGCAGTGAGAAAATCCGCTATGAATGTCCACCCTTTTTGAAGAGTGCCTGTAAACGTGAATTGGAATATCAACGCAAGGCTGTTATGCATAATCTCACcacaatatttagtaaaaagtaTTAA